The proteins below are encoded in one region of Lactuca sativa cultivar Salinas chromosome 3, Lsat_Salinas_v11, whole genome shotgun sequence:
- the LOC111881562 gene encoding sufE-like protein 2, chloroplastic isoform X2: MNSASTSAAVFRSPTRFILPPPPSNSSNPNLSRIQYKRNKSNRRSNSTRSLQISHPKHVTPPDPPNFSNSLTVGEKLEILVSEFKSLTEPIDRVKRLIHYASLLPEFEESGRVESNRVTGCTAQVWLEVMMDVDGTMRFRVDSDSEITKGFCYCLIWLLDGATAGEVIGIRLDDLGEMNVGILPIRASSRVNTWHNVLLSMQRRTKALIMETYEYNHCFIGYLERGLFCMSMILL; the protein is encoded by the coding sequence ATGAACTCCGCCTCCACCTCCGCCGCCGTCTTCAGATCACCAACACGCTTTATTCTTCCACCTCCACCATCAAATTCATCTAATCCTAACCTTTCGCGCATCCAATACAAACGAAACAAATCAAATCGACGCTCCAATTCCACCAGATCCCTCCAAATCTCCCATCCAAAACACGTAACACCGCCTGATCCTCCAAATTTCTCGAATTCACTCACAGTCGGCGAGAAGCTCGAGATTCTGGTTTCCGAATTCAAATCCTTAACGGAGCCGATCGACAGAGTGAAACGGTTGATACACTACGCAAGTCTCCTCCCGGAGTTCGAAGAGTCAGGTAGGGTGGAATCAAACAGAGTCACCGGATGTACAGCTCAAGTGTGGCTGGAGGTGATGATGGATGTCGATGGAACAATGAGATTTAGAGTGGATAGCGATTCGGAGATTACAAAAGGTTTTTGCTACTGTTTGATTTGGTTATTGGATGGGGCGACGGCCGGCGAAGTTATTGGAATCAGACTTGATGATTTAGGGGAAATGAATGTGGGAATATTGCCGATTAGGGCTAGTTCTAGAGTGAATACATGGCATAATGTGTTGCTCAGCATGCAGAGAAGAACCAAAGCTTTGATCATGGAGACTTATG
- the LOC111881522 gene encoding uncharacterized protein LOC111881522 translates to MVDKKCSKNFPKQFSNHSSVDQNGFLLYRRRNDGHFVEKSGVRLDNRNVVPYNKYLLKRYQTHINIKWCNQGSSIKYLFKYINKGPDRATVVVVPTNNECENNDAVDEIAEYYDCRYLSACEALWRIFKYYVHCRYPSVVRLPFHLPNQQQIVYGEDDDIPDVLDKPSVAASKFTAWMECNAIDSKAQKLTYVEFPTKFVWILNGRFWKRRKVGKAIGRIHSVSPKLGEAYFLRILLNKVKGPTSFDEIRMVNGQTHSSFRDACYALGLLDDDKEYIDAIKETSHSSMSKPEVVWENTWEYLADGILYSQRQRFKSAELSLGVDEFKNLTLFEIQQILLRNNSTLKNFKNMSYPDVESVSSSNNRLITEELDYDIPVIKNDYDRMFLALTNEQRNIFLNIMSAMQENKGGVFFVYGYGGTGKTFFMENNIYSN, encoded by the exons ATGGTGGATAAAAAGTGCTCTAAAAACTTTCCAAAACAATTCAGTAATCATTCGTCTGTTGATCAGAATGGTTTTCTGTTATATAGGCGAAGAAACGATGGTCATTTTGTAGAAAAATCAGGTGTTAGGTTGGATAATAGAAATGTTGTTCCATACAACAAATATCTATTGAAAAGATATCAGACACATATTAATATTAAATGGTGCAATCAGGGATCTTCTATAAAGTATTtgtttaaatacataaataagggtCCTGATAGAGCTACAGTTGTTGTTGTACCAACCAACAATGAATGTGAAAATAATGATGCGGTCGATGAAATAGCTGAATATTACGATTGTAGATATTTATCAGCATGTGAAGCATTATGGCgaatttttaaatattatgttcATTGCAGATATCCTTCTGTTGTCAGACTACCTTTTCATCTTCCTAATCAACAGCAGATTGTATATGGCGAAGACGATGATATTCCTGATGTTCTTGACAAACCTTCTGTTGCGGCTTCAAAGTTCACAGCTTGGATGGAGTGTAATGCAATCGACAGTAAAGCACAAAAACTCACATATGTTGAATTCCCTACAAAGTTTGTTTGGATATTAAATGGTCGGTTTTGGAAGCGAAGGAAAGTAGGAAAAGCCATCGGTAGAATTCATTCTGTTTCACCTAAACTAGGTGAAGCATATTTCTTAAGGATTCTTTTAAATAAAGTAAAAGGACCAACATCATTTGATGAAATTCGCATGGTAAATGGTCAAACACATTCTTCTTTTAGAGATGCTTGTTATGCACTCGGGCTATTAGATGATGACAAGGAATACATTGATGCAATTAAAGAAACAAGTCATTCTAG TATGTCTAAACCAGAGGTCGTTTGGGAAAATACATGGGAATATTTGGCAGATGGAATTCTATATAGCCAACGACAAAGATTTAAGTCTGCAG AATTGTCACTCGGAGTCGATGAATTTAAGAACTTAACTTTGTTCGAAATACAACAAATTTTACTTCGAAACAACTCTActctcaaaaacttcaaaaacatGTCATACCCAGATGTTGAATCCGTTTCTTCTTCAAACAATCGACTTATCACCGAGGAGCTAGATTACGACATTCCCGTTATAAAGAATGACTATGATCGTATGTTTCTTGCATTAACAAATGAGCAACGTAACATTTTCCTAAACATCATGAGTGCTATGCAAGAAAATAAAGGAGGTGTCTTCTTTGTTTATGGTTATGGTGGAACGGGTAAAACTTTTTTTATGGAAAACAATATCTACAGCAATTAG
- the LOC111881562 gene encoding sufE-like protein 2, chloroplastic isoform X3, with amino-acid sequence MNSASTSAAVFRSPTRFILPPPPSNSSNPNLSRIQYKRNKSNRRSNSTRSLQISHPKHVTPPDPPNFSNSLTVGEKLEILVSEFKSLTEPIDRVKRLIHYASLLPEFEESGRVESNRVTGCTAQVWLEVMMDVDGTMRFRVDSDSEITKGFCYCLIWLLDGATAGEVIGIRLDDLGEMNVGILPIRASSRVNTWHNVLLSMQRRTKALIMETYESLMLSLDGGGAVSSGSIT; translated from the coding sequence ATGAACTCCGCCTCCACCTCCGCCGCCGTCTTCAGATCACCAACACGCTTTATTCTTCCACCTCCACCATCAAATTCATCTAATCCTAACCTTTCGCGCATCCAATACAAACGAAACAAATCAAATCGACGCTCCAATTCCACCAGATCCCTCCAAATCTCCCATCCAAAACACGTAACACCGCCTGATCCTCCAAATTTCTCGAATTCACTCACAGTCGGCGAGAAGCTCGAGATTCTGGTTTCCGAATTCAAATCCTTAACGGAGCCGATCGACAGAGTGAAACGGTTGATACACTACGCAAGTCTCCTCCCGGAGTTCGAAGAGTCAGGTAGGGTGGAATCAAACAGAGTCACCGGATGTACAGCTCAAGTGTGGCTGGAGGTGATGATGGATGTCGATGGAACAATGAGATTTAGAGTGGATAGCGATTCGGAGATTACAAAAGGTTTTTGCTACTGTTTGATTTGGTTATTGGATGGGGCGACGGCCGGCGAAGTTATTGGAATCAGACTTGATGATTTAGGGGAAATGAATGTGGGAATATTGCCGATTAGGGCTAGTTCTAGAGTGAATACATGGCATAATGTGTTGCTCAGCATGCAGAGAAGAACCAAAGCTTTGATCATGGAGACTTATG
- the LOC111881562 gene encoding sufE-like protein 2, chloroplastic isoform X4 has translation MNSASTSAAVFRSPTRFILPPPPSNSSNPNLSRIQYKRNKSNRRSNSTRSLQISHPKHVTPPDPPNFSNSLTVGEKLEILVSEFKSLTEPIDRVKRLIHYASLLPEFEESGRVESNRVTGCTAQVWLEVMMDVDGTMRFRVDSDSEITKGFCYCLIWLLDGATAGEVIGIRLDDLGEMNVGILPIRASSRVNTWHNVLLSMQRRTKALIMETYE, from the coding sequence ATGAACTCCGCCTCCACCTCCGCCGCCGTCTTCAGATCACCAACACGCTTTATTCTTCCACCTCCACCATCAAATTCATCTAATCCTAACCTTTCGCGCATCCAATACAAACGAAACAAATCAAATCGACGCTCCAATTCCACCAGATCCCTCCAAATCTCCCATCCAAAACACGTAACACCGCCTGATCCTCCAAATTTCTCGAATTCACTCACAGTCGGCGAGAAGCTCGAGATTCTGGTTTCCGAATTCAAATCCTTAACGGAGCCGATCGACAGAGTGAAACGGTTGATACACTACGCAAGTCTCCTCCCGGAGTTCGAAGAGTCAGGTAGGGTGGAATCAAACAGAGTCACCGGATGTACAGCTCAAGTGTGGCTGGAGGTGATGATGGATGTCGATGGAACAATGAGATTTAGAGTGGATAGCGATTCGGAGATTACAAAAGGTTTTTGCTACTGTTTGATTTGGTTATTGGATGGGGCGACGGCCGGCGAAGTTATTGGAATCAGACTTGATGATTTAGGGGAAATGAATGTGGGAATATTGCCGATTAGGGCTAGTTCTAGAGTGAATACATGGCATAATGTGTTGCTCAGCATGCAGAGAAGAACCAAAGCTTTGATCATGGAGACTTATG
- the LOC111881521 gene encoding uncharacterized protein LOC111881521: MRLTVGRDQSDIEKIRDFANWLLDIGERKLGGPNDSETIIDIPDDILINDSHDPIGSLIEFVYPSILENYSDINYFQERAILAPKNEVVQEINDCLLKKFPGDEVEYLSSDNILSGLPNHKLVLKIGVPVMLLRNIDQKNGLCNGTRLQVLSLGKHVIEARIITGTNIGNRTFIPRMSLTPSEKKIPFKFTRRPFPLAVYFAMTINKSQGQSLSKVGLFLKDPVFSHGQLYVALSRVQSREGLKLLILDKDDKLTNKTSNVVYKEVFRNL; encoded by the exons ATGAGGCTAACTGTTGGAAGGGATCAATCAGATATAGAAAAAATAAGAGATTTTGCAAATTGGTTATTGGATATAGGAGAAAGAAAACTTGGTGGTCCAAACGACAGTGAAACGATTATCGATATTCCGGATGATATTCTCATTAATGATTCACATGATCCTATAGGTTCCTTAATTGAGTTTGTATATCCTTCAATTTTAGAGAACTATAGCGATATAAATTATTTCCAAGAAAGAGCGATACTTGCTCCAAAAAATGAAGTTGTCCAGGAAATAAACGACTGTTTGCTTAAGAAGTTTCCAGGAGATGAAGTTGAATATTTAAGTTCAGACAACATAT TATCCGGTTTACCAAATCAtaagttagttttaaaaattggtGTTCCGGTAATGTTACTGAGAAATATTGATCAGAAAAACGGCTTATGTAATGGCACAAGACTACAGGTGTTATCATTGGGAAAACATGTTATTGAGGCACGTATAATAACTGGAACTAATATTGGAAATCGgacttttattccaagaatgTCTTTAACTCCATCAGAAAAAAAGATTCCCTTCAAATTCACAAGAAGACCGTTTCCTTTGGCCGTATATTTTGCAATGACTATTAATAAAAGTCAAGGACAATCGTTATCAAAGGTTGGTTTGTTTCTGAAAGATCCAGTTTTTTCACATGGACAATTGTATGTTGCCTTATCTAGAGTTCAGAGCAGAGAgggattaaaattattaattttagataAAGATGACAAACTCACAAATAAAACTTCCAATGTTGTTTATAAGGAAGTTTTTCGAAATTTGTAG